Proteins from a genomic interval of Anatilimnocola floriformis:
- a CDS encoding phytanoyl-CoA dioxygenase family protein yields the protein MSVEQIEAQGFALIEQVISAERAAALANQLTAALQTDQEQGAPLASRGAVYAARNPLEVIDNVASLWRETSLGPLLTSVLGTEFGLVRGLFFDKPPGRSWWLPWHKDLTIAVKDNQLPSQHFKSPTNKAGVPHVIAPMELLREMLTIRLHLDDVTLENGPLRVIPGSHHSAAEIDSGREPVTILARAGDALAMRPLLSHSSGDSAPETKLHRRILHLEFAKSETLPDGYAWQRFIR from the coding sequence ATGTCTGTGGAGCAGATCGAAGCTCAAGGCTTTGCGCTGATCGAGCAAGTGATCTCCGCGGAACGAGCCGCTGCGCTGGCAAACCAGCTGACCGCGGCGTTGCAAACCGATCAGGAGCAAGGTGCGCCGCTCGCTAGTCGCGGTGCGGTCTATGCGGCTCGCAATCCGCTGGAGGTGATCGACAATGTCGCATCACTCTGGCGCGAAACATCGCTCGGGCCGTTGTTGACCAGCGTGCTCGGCACAGAATTCGGTCTCGTGCGCGGGCTTTTCTTCGACAAACCGCCAGGCCGAAGTTGGTGGTTGCCGTGGCACAAGGATCTGACGATTGCGGTTAAAGACAACCAGTTGCCGAGTCAGCACTTCAAAAGTCCCACCAACAAAGCGGGCGTGCCACATGTCATCGCGCCGATGGAGTTATTGCGAGAGATGCTGACCATTCGTCTGCACCTGGATGATGTGACGCTTGAGAATGGCCCGCTGCGAGTCATTCCAGGTTCACATCATTCTGCCGCCGAAATCGATAGCGGCCGCGAACCGGTAACGATACTCGCCCGGGCCGGCGATGCTCTCGCGATGCGGCCGCTGCTGAGTCACTCCAGCGGCGATTCGGCGCCGGAGACGAAACTGCATCGGCGCATCTTGCACTTGGAGTTTGCCAAAAGCGAAACGCTGCCCGACGGTTATGCCTGGCAGCGTTTCATTCGCTAG
- a CDS encoding YkgJ family cysteine cluster protein gives MIDLAIPRPRRAQLDLATLCDKCTAKCCKYFALPIDTPTEPKDFDYIRWYLLHDRASVFIDDDTWYLLVHTRCRHLQEDNRCGIYFTRPQICRDYHTDACEFEDDWTYDHYFETPEQVEDYVEARFGRGKGKSIRSPQPEGLPML, from the coding sequence ATGATCGACCTGGCCATACCTCGTCCCCGGCGGGCGCAGCTCGATCTGGCCACGCTCTGCGACAAATGCACGGCTAAGTGCTGCAAGTACTTCGCCCTGCCGATCGATACGCCGACGGAACCGAAGGATTTCGACTACATCCGTTGGTACCTGCTGCACGACCGGGCGAGCGTCTTTATCGACGACGATACCTGGTATCTGCTGGTCCACACGCGCTGCCGGCATCTGCAGGAAGACAATCGCTGCGGCATTTATTTCACGCGGCCGCAGATCTGCCGCGACTATCACACCGACGCCTGCGAATTCGAAGACGACTGGACCTACGACCATTACTTCGAAACACCGGAGCAGGTCGAGGATTACGTCGAAGCCCGCTTCGGCCGCGGCAAGGGAAAAAGCATCCGCAGCCCGCAGCCAGAAGGCTTGCCGATGCTGTAG
- a CDS encoding D-arabinono-1,4-lactone oxidase translates to MADPATVSNFGGNITFTPRQHYSPRSEAEVLEILKKHRGQRIHASGSLHAWSAAAQSDDIYLTLEHLNSVEVSRDSGEPIATLGAGCQIKRALAELDKQGLTLPAVGLISEQTIAGSTATGTHGSGRHCLSHYLETVRIAHYGADGEPTITEVSGDVELAAARCSLGCLGIIVALTIRPRPQYFIEEYLAVYKNLSDVLAREFDWQLTQFYYLPWRNDFLAQHRRETTNRRSWLAPLYRWHWFLTIDIGLHLIIRFLVQRLRSPWGVKTFFKYFALSLVPRRWHVVDKSQDHLIMEHELFRHIEMEIFVRGSELAVALDFLRCAFVEFDGQRGFDDDTRAVLGQFQLLEKLNAPRERYTHHYPVCVRRVEPDETLISPSSGGDEDFYAISLISYALPAERAGFVGFCDFVAPAMTALFHGRCHWGKYCPSTPQEIERLYPKLPEFVAVCEKFDPERRFANDWQQEVIFPAK, encoded by the coding sequence GTGGCTGATCCTGCCACGGTTTCCAACTTCGGCGGCAACATAACCTTTACTCCGCGGCAGCATTATTCGCCGCGGAGTGAAGCCGAAGTGCTGGAGATTTTGAAGAAGCATCGCGGCCAGCGGATTCACGCTTCCGGCAGTTTGCACGCCTGGAGCGCCGCAGCCCAGAGCGATGACATCTACCTCACGCTCGAACATCTGAACTCGGTCGAAGTCTCGCGCGACTCCGGCGAACCCATCGCTACCCTCGGCGCTGGTTGCCAGATCAAAAGAGCTCTGGCGGAACTCGATAAGCAGGGCCTGACCCTTCCCGCCGTCGGCCTGATCAGCGAACAAACGATCGCAGGATCGACCGCCACCGGCACACATGGATCGGGCCGGCATTGCTTGTCGCACTATCTCGAAACAGTTCGCATCGCGCACTATGGCGCCGATGGCGAACCGACGATCACCGAAGTCAGCGGCGATGTCGAACTCGCAGCGGCGCGTTGTTCGCTCGGTTGCCTCGGAATCATCGTCGCCTTGACCATTCGGCCTCGGCCGCAGTATTTCATCGAAGAATATCTGGCGGTCTACAAAAACTTGTCGGACGTACTTGCCCGCGAGTTCGATTGGCAGCTCACGCAGTTTTATTATCTCCCTTGGCGGAACGATTTCCTCGCGCAGCATCGGCGCGAAACGACCAACCGCCGATCATGGCTCGCGCCGCTGTATCGCTGGCATTGGTTTCTGACCATTGACATCGGCCTGCACTTGATCATTCGCTTCTTGGTGCAACGGCTGCGCAGTCCGTGGGGCGTGAAGACTTTTTTCAAGTACTTCGCGCTATCGCTGGTTCCTCGCCGTTGGCATGTCGTCGATAAGTCGCAGGACCATCTCATCATGGAGCATGAGTTGTTCCGGCATATCGAGATGGAGATCTTCGTCCGCGGCAGCGAGCTCGCCGTGGCCCTCGATTTTCTCCGCTGCGCCTTCGTCGAATTTGACGGCCAGCGCGGATTCGACGACGACACCCGCGCTGTGCTCGGGCAGTTTCAATTACTTGAAAAGTTGAACGCGCCGCGCGAACGCTACACGCACCACTATCCCGTCTGCGTCCGCCGGGTCGAACCCGACGAGACGCTGATCTCGCCCAGCAGCGGCGGCGACGAGGATTTTTACGCGATCAGCCTCATCAGCTATGCCCTGCCGGCGGAACGGGCGGGTTTTGTTGGTTTCTGCGATTTTGTCGCGCCAGCCATGACCGCGCTATTTCATGGCCGTTGCCATTGGGGGAAATACTGCCCGTCGACCCCTCAGGAAATCGAGCGTCTCTACCCAAAATTGCCGGAGTTTGTCGCAGTTTGTGAAAAGTTCGATCCCGAGCGGCGGTTTGCGAACGACTGGCAGCAGGAAGTGATTTTTCCGGCAAAATGA
- a CDS encoding ABC transporter permease/substrate-binding protein, whose amino-acid sequence MKCPTRSSLFVFLAASLAVCFCATEGIATERIVIGSKSYNEPIILGEMVAYLARHAGAEATHRAELGGTRIVYNALLKGELDFYFDYTGTLAKEIFSGEEIKDDEQLRAALEKKGVRMGEPLGFNNSYALGMREQRAAELEIQTISDLRRRAAEYPAAARLKFGVSDEFIHRNDGWPGLQARYGLPFVVRGMDHNLAYRGLQSGRLDVTDVYSTDAEVQYYKLRVLEDDLGYFPVYYCVPLYRIDLEKKAPQALAEISKLTGKIDNPAMTAMNARVQIDRASESVVAAEFINAQLGMTVPVPVDNYWQKTGASLVRNTLQHLLLVSVSLAAAILIAVPLGIIAFRRPRIGSIILGVVGIVQTIPSLAVLVFMVPLLGLGALPAITALFLYSLLPIVRNTYQGLKDISGNLRESATVLGLDDYARLRLVELPLASRSILSGIKTAAVINVGAATIGGLIGAGGYGQPIMTGLRLNDTALLLQGAIPAALLAVVIDGFFGYLERFFVPAGLRIKAGA is encoded by the coding sequence ATGAAATGCCCCACCCGTTCGAGCCTATTTGTATTTCTGGCGGCGTCGCTGGCTGTTTGCTTTTGCGCTACAGAAGGAATCGCGACCGAGCGGATTGTCATCGGCAGCAAGTCTTATAACGAGCCGATCATTCTTGGTGAGATGGTTGCGTACCTGGCGCGACATGCCGGCGCTGAGGCCACTCATCGGGCAGAACTTGGCGGCACACGCATCGTCTACAACGCGCTCCTCAAGGGGGAGCTCGATTTCTATTTCGATTACACCGGCACCCTGGCCAAGGAAATTTTCTCAGGCGAAGAGATCAAGGATGACGAACAACTGCGCGCTGCTCTCGAGAAGAAGGGCGTGCGCATGGGAGAGCCGCTCGGCTTTAACAATTCATATGCACTGGGCATGCGCGAGCAACGAGCTGCCGAACTCGAGATTCAGACCATTTCTGATCTCCGTCGCCGAGCGGCAGAGTATCCCGCCGCGGCCAGGCTCAAATTCGGCGTGAGCGATGAATTCATTCATCGCAACGACGGCTGGCCCGGTTTGCAGGCGCGCTACGGTTTGCCCTTTGTCGTCCGCGGGATGGATCACAACCTGGCCTACCGAGGTTTGCAGAGCGGCCGACTTGATGTGACCGATGTTTATTCGACCGATGCCGAAGTGCAGTACTACAAACTGCGGGTGCTGGAAGATGATCTCGGCTACTTCCCCGTCTACTACTGCGTGCCGCTGTATCGCATCGATCTGGAAAAGAAAGCCCCTCAAGCTCTCGCCGAAATTAGCAAGTTGACCGGCAAGATCGACAATCCCGCAATGACTGCCATGAACGCCCGCGTGCAAATCGACCGCGCAAGTGAATCGGTCGTCGCCGCGGAGTTTATTAATGCTCAACTGGGCATGACCGTTCCCGTGCCGGTCGACAACTACTGGCAGAAGACCGGAGCGAGTCTCGTCCGCAACACCCTGCAGCACTTGCTGCTGGTGTCTGTTTCGCTGGCTGCGGCGATTTTGATTGCCGTGCCGCTGGGCATCATCGCCTTCCGTCGGCCGCGGATCGGCAGCATCATTCTTGGCGTGGTGGGCATCGTACAGACCATTCCCTCGCTCGCCGTGCTCGTGTTCATGGTGCCGCTGCTTGGCCTCGGAGCTTTGCCCGCAATTACGGCTCTGTTTCTGTACAGTTTGCTGCCGATTGTGCGCAACACGTATCAAGGGCTGAAGGACATCAGCGGCAATCTGCGTGAATCGGCGACCGTGCTCGGCTTGGACGATTACGCGCGCTTACGATTAGTCGAACTGCCGCTGGCTTCGCGGTCGATTCTCAGCGGCATCAAAACGGCCGCCGTCATCAATGTCGGCGCGGCGACGATCGGCGGTTTGATCGGCGCCGGTGGTTATGGCCAACCGATCATGACCGGCTTGCGGCTCAACGACACCGCGCTCCTGCTGCAAGGCGCCATTCCTGCCGCGTTGCTCGCAGTGGTAATCGACGGCTTCTTCGGTTACCTCGAACGTTTCTTCGTGCCGGCCGGTCTGCGGATCAAGGCAGGAGCCTAG
- a CDS encoding ClpP family protease, with product MNRYLPSPIENSQSHQSYQRQRQLTLGDLLLENRIVFLQGEIHTGNANEIVMKLLYLQSENRRKDIHFYISSPGGDVVATLAIYDTMQILSCPINTYCVGMAASGAAVLLIGGTKGKRFALPHARVMMHQPYGGVSGQISDIEIQANEIIRYREVLNGILAKHTGQSIEKIAKDTDRDFFMSAEESKAYGAVDDVLKHAPQQESLSDKA from the coding sequence ATGAACCGATACTTGCCCAGCCCCATCGAAAACAGCCAGTCGCATCAAAGTTATCAGCGGCAGCGCCAATTGACCCTTGGCGACCTGCTGCTCGAAAACCGCATTGTGTTTTTGCAGGGCGAAATTCACACCGGCAACGCCAACGAAATTGTGATGAAGCTGCTGTACTTGCAGAGCGAAAACCGCCGCAAGGACATCCACTTCTACATCAGCTCGCCTGGCGGCGACGTGGTCGCGACCCTCGCGATTTACGACACCATGCAAATCCTCAGCTGCCCCATCAACACCTACTGCGTCGGTATGGCCGCCAGCGGTGCGGCGGTGCTGCTGATCGGCGGCACCAAGGGCAAACGCTTCGCCCTGCCGCACGCTCGCGTGATGATGCATCAGCCCTACGGCGGTGTGAGTGGCCAGATCAGCGACATCGAAATCCAAGCCAACGAAATCATTCGTTATCGCGAAGTCCTCAACGGCATCTTGGCCAAGCACACCGGCCAGTCGATCGAGAAGATCGCCAAGGACACTGACCGCGACTTCTTTATGTCGGCCGAAGAATCGAAGGCCTACGGCGCCGTCGATGACGTGCTGAAGCACGCTCCGCAGCAAGAATCGCTGTCGGACAAGGCCTAA
- the clpP gene encoding ATP-dependent Clp endopeptidase proteolytic subunit ClpP, giving the protein MPMIPYVVEKSGREERVYDIYSRLLKDRIIFLQSQVNDEMANAIVAQMLFLQSDDPKADIHLYVNSPGGSISAGMAIYDTMQFVTCDVATYCIGQAASMGAVLLTAGTPGKRYALPNARIMIHQPLAGMQGTAEEIMIHAKEFRRIKQKMNEIMIKHTGHPLEKIEKDTDRDRFMSAEEACEYRLVDKVIERMPNLGTPSRE; this is encoded by the coding sequence ATGCCCATGATTCCTTATGTTGTCGAAAAGAGTGGCCGCGAAGAGCGGGTCTATGACATTTACAGCCGGCTGCTGAAAGATCGTATTATCTTTCTGCAATCGCAAGTGAACGACGAAATGGCCAACGCCATCGTCGCGCAAATGCTGTTTCTGCAATCCGACGATCCGAAGGCCGACATCCATCTCTACGTGAACTCGCCCGGCGGCTCGATCAGCGCCGGCATGGCGATTTACGACACGATGCAATTCGTCACCTGCGATGTCGCCACTTACTGCATCGGCCAGGCCGCCTCGATGGGCGCTGTGCTGCTGACGGCTGGCACGCCCGGTAAGCGATACGCCCTGCCGAACGCGCGCATCATGATTCACCAACCGCTGGCCGGTATGCAGGGCACGGCGGAAGAAATCATGATTCACGCCAAGGAATTTCGTCGCATCAAGCAGAAGATGAACGAAATCATGATCAAGCACACCGGTCACCCGCTCGAAAAGATCGAGAAGGACACCGACCGCGACCGCTTTATGTCGGCTGAAGAAGCCTGCGAATATCGCCTGGTCGACAAGGTGATCGAACGGATGCCGAACCTGGGCACGCCGTCGCGCGAGTAA
- a CDS encoding Gfo/Idh/MocA family protein, which translates to MQSKSSRRRFLQQSSALAAVAAVPYFMSSPKAFANQAKNDRPTIGCIGTGSMGTGDAHGHSGFGDIIAVCDVDSKHAERAKNDDKIGKGKADVYEDYRKVLERKDIDVVSVVTPDHWHVKIAIEALQAGKHVFCQKPLTLTIEENQLIRNACKKYDKQIFTVGTQQRDAKGLFLRAVNMVQKGLLGDIKTITVGINGSPTGGPFPVAEVPKNLNWDMWLGQAPKVDYREKRCHYEFRWWYEYSGGKFTDWGAHHVDIATWAINENGEGQGPIEVDGTNAKHPCPYEKGYATVDDRYNTAHEFTTKCKFASGTEMIITSEGDNGVLFEGTKGRIFVNRGKITGKPIEENWDKDTYADADVQKLFKGKPHEGHKANFFRCIREGGLPVSDVFSHVQMMNTCHLAAISSRLGRAIKWNPKAEQITGDDEAAAFLARKQRAGFEIAKVS; encoded by the coding sequence ATGCAAAGTAAGTCGTCACGTCGTCGGTTCCTGCAGCAGTCGTCCGCGCTCGCCGCGGTGGCTGCCGTTCCTTATTTCATGTCGTCGCCCAAGGCTTTTGCCAATCAAGCCAAGAACGACCGCCCCACCATCGGCTGCATCGGCACCGGCAGCATGGGAACTGGCGATGCCCACGGCCACTCTGGTTTCGGCGATATCATCGCAGTGTGCGATGTCGATTCGAAGCATGCCGAACGGGCCAAGAATGACGACAAGATCGGCAAGGGCAAAGCCGACGTGTATGAAGATTATCGCAAGGTGCTCGAGCGGAAAGACATCGACGTGGTGAGCGTCGTCACGCCCGATCACTGGCACGTGAAGATCGCCATCGAAGCGCTGCAGGCCGGCAAACACGTCTTCTGCCAAAAGCCGCTCACGCTGACGATCGAAGAGAACCAGCTGATCCGCAATGCGTGCAAGAAGTACGACAAGCAGATCTTTACCGTCGGCACGCAGCAGCGCGATGCCAAGGGGTTGTTCCTCCGCGCGGTAAACATGGTGCAGAAGGGCTTGCTCGGCGATATCAAGACGATCACCGTCGGCATCAACGGCAGCCCGACCGGCGGACCGTTCCCGGTGGCCGAAGTGCCGAAAAATCTCAACTGGGACATGTGGCTCGGCCAGGCTCCGAAGGTCGATTACCGCGAGAAGCGCTGCCACTATGAATTTCGCTGGTGGTACGAATACTCCGGCGGCAAGTTCACCGACTGGGGTGCTCACCACGTCGATATCGCCACCTGGGCGATCAATGAAAACGGCGAAGGCCAAGGCCCGATCGAGGTCGATGGTACGAACGCAAAGCATCCCTGCCCGTATGAAAAGGGCTATGCGACGGTTGATGATCGCTACAACACCGCGCACGAATTCACCACCAAGTGCAAGTTCGCCAGCGGCACCGAGATGATCATCACCAGCGAAGGGGACAACGGCGTGCTGTTCGAAGGAACGAAGGGCCGGATCTTCGTGAACCGCGGCAAAATCACCGGCAAGCCGATCGAAGAGAACTGGGACAAGGACACGTACGCTGACGCCGATGTCCAGAAGCTCTTCAAAGGCAAGCCGCACGAAGGGCACAAGGCGAACTTCTTCCGCTGCATCCGCGAAGGGGGCTTGCCAGTGTCGGACGTCTTCAGCCACGTGCAGATGATGAACACCTGCCACCTCGCGGCGATTTCGTCGCGCTTGGGTCGTGCGATCAAGTGGAACCCGAAGGCCGAGCAGATCACCGGCGACGATGAAGCCGCGGCCTTCCTGGCTCGCAAGCAGCGGGCTGGGTTCGAGATCGCCAAGGTGTCGTAA